In the Candida orthopsilosis Co 90-125, chromosome 7 draft sequence genome, ATGAAACCTCATAAATTGGTCTATGGtcaacaagaaagaaaggTTGCACCTAAACCAAGGCAAAAGAAGTAGAGCATTTATAGACCtatttttatatttatGATATATATACAGGCAACATCTTAGAGCAATCTCTTTACATTTTCTAGTATGAAAgttaatttttcaaaatcatcatcacaaaCTTGGTCACCTTTTCCGAACCATTTAGAGCCTATAGATAGTATGATTTCTCGGGGCGAATTCAATGACATAAGTTTGCCAACCTGACTAGCCACAATAGAAATTTTCATATTAGAATAATCTCCTATTATCATTTGTGGTTCAGGGAGTCCTCGCTCTCCAGGAGAAaactcatcttcatcatcattttcgGCTAAGTCCATCATAGACTCataattgattgatgtCTTTGTAGATGTTGgtattttgaaagttgTATCTAGGATTCCATTAATGGAAATGTTCAAAATctgtttattttgaaattgtattaAGTGTAAAAAAAACTCTTCACCAGCATGTGTGATTGCAAATGATTTGCTGAACCCATTACTGTCCTGTGTTATTTCTGACATTGAATAGGAAGTTGGTATATGACCTCGTTGAACCACTCCGACGTAAGGACGAGTGTGCCGTTGTTAGTCTCGATTTGAACGCCGTGGACGGGAATTCTTTCTATTGTATTAATGAAGGCTCACTTACACAAAATGACGGTTATTCATTGAATCATTGTTTCAACtgaaaaaattcaattcatcgtGGCAGTAACTTCAACAATGCCCTCCATTGTACTGGCAATTGCGTAATATATAGAGAATAAGAGCCCCTGTGTCAATTGGGATAGTTCACCGATTGGCGGTTAacacaaaatatttcagGGGGGAGGGCGAATAATTATAATTGGATTTCACATTTTACAGTTGTTTTAGATTGGCAAGATCTAAGACACAATGGAATGAACACCGCCTAGAAAAAACCGTTGAGTTTATCCGTTGACTACAAAGATAAGAGAGTCCCTTTGAATGTTGTGGGTTCAAGGGTCGTAACCCTCTTTCGATGCTGAAGTCCATCACTAATGAGTTagtaatgaaattggtaaTACAAATTGCAAAGCGCGACATCAATTAGTAATTCTTCACTTTGAATACgacattttgttgttggatgtCGTAAAAATAATGACATctgatttttcaatgtcgCATTACTGAAACACAAATAATTTTCTATCCAATTTAGTGGGGCGGCAGATTTTGTAAATGGCACAGACTTTTTTCACGTACCGAATTACCGAAATTACAACataaaatcaaaccaaatttagatatatatacaaCGATCTCGGAACAGTCCTGCTCATTGTTTTAGTATTATTTAAGTACCATTTAACTTTTTTTGTACCTTGCAGAAAGAATTAAATTAGAAGAATTTCCACATATAAatagttgaagaaatatcATTCAAGGcttctttgaaaattgcaaaagataTACCCCCCCCcccaaaaaaaaaaaaaagcttGGTCAATTTAGTCCTTCTTTTTGCACAGTTTCAAAACGTAAATCTCACTAAGAGCACTTTTTACAAATGATCAATATGACGCAAGTTTTCACTCCAATAGAAGATGCCCTTGCCGCTTTCAAAAAAGGTGAGTTTCTAGTTGTAatggatgatgaagatcGAGAAAATGAAGGTGATTTAATCATGTCCGCCGAACTAATAACTCAAGAACAAATGGCTTTCTTAGTCCGTCATTCATCAGGGTATGTTTGTGTACCGTTATCAACTGAAAGAGCAGATAAGTTGGATTTACGCCCCATgattcaacaccaaactGATAGACATGGAACTGCATACACTGTTACTTGCGATTATGCCGAGGGCACGACTACTGGTATTTCTGCTCATGATCGTGCTCTTACTGCTAGGTCACTCGCTAATAAGGACTCCAAGCCTGATGATTTTATAAAACCGGGTCACATTGTTCCATTGAGAGCAGTTCCTGgtttgttgaacaagagaAGAGGTCACACCGAAGCTGCTGTCCAATTATGCGAATTGACTGGATTACAGCCAGCCGCCGTTATTTGTGAATTGGTAagagatgaagatggattAATGATGAGACTTGATGATTGTGTCAAGTTTAGTCAAGAATataatatcaaaatcatcaatatcaatcaattggtcGATTACATTAGTAAATAATGAGGTTATGATTATTACTATTATCTATAAACACACTATTTGTAAATATACTAATACATGGTGTTTCTTCACTTTAACAAAAGTTGTACTTTTCTCTTTCCactcaattcatctttAACCGATCTGACATCCACCTTGACCCTGTCAAAAACACCAACTGTTCTCTTCTTTCCCTTGATATCAGTAAATGTCAATTCATatttatcttcatcataattAGCACTGTTTACATCACCCATAGTCTCAAGCTTGATGAGAccttcaacaccaaatttGGGTACCAACACCACAATACCATTATTGAAACTCTTAATCACGTACCCCTCATGTTCAGCTTCGTTGCTTCTCATCACCTGTCCAACATAATATTCAATACTTGCTCTTCCAGCAAACTGAGCATTTCTATGACGTTTGTTTATGTTCCTAACAATCATCTCCATTCTATTCTTGTCTCTATGACTCAAGTCCAAATTCTCATATCCGATAGCACCGGCCAATTGTCGATGAGCAACAACATCACAATATCTTCTAATTGGTGAAGTGAAATGAGTATAGATATCAACAGCTAAACCATAATGTCTGAATTCAGGGTATCCATATGAACCAGAAGGGAAATATTCAGCAGCCATCATACATCTAGTTGACATAATCCTAATCAATGTGTTGAAATATGAGtcatttggatcaacaCAACGATCCAAAGAATCAGCC is a window encoding:
- a CDS encoding Irc25 protein (S. cerevisiae homolog IRC25 has role in proteasome assembly, chaperone-mediated protein complex assembly, nuclear-transcribed mRNA catabolic process, non-stop decay and localizes to intracellular); this translates as MSEITQDSNGFSKSFAITHAGEEFFLHLIQFQNKQILNISINGILDTTFKIPTSTKTSINYESMMDLAENDDEDEFSPGERGLPEPQMIIGDYSNMKISIVASQVGKLMSLNSPREIILSIGSKWFGKGDQVCDDDFEKLTFILENVKRLL
- a CDS encoding Rib3 3,4-Dihydroxy-2-butanone 4-phosphate synthase — encoded protein: MINMTQVFTPIEDALAAFKKGEFLVVMDDEDRENEGDLIMSAELITQEQMAFLVRHSSGYVCVPLSTERADKLDLRPMIQHQTDRHGTAYTVTCDYAEGTTTGISAHDRALTARSLANKDSKPDDFIKPGHIVPLRAVPGLLNKRRGHTEAAVQLCELTGLQPAAVICELVRDEDGLMMRLDDCVKFSQEYNIKIININQLVDYISK